The following are from one region of the Coffea eugenioides isolate CCC68of chromosome 2, Ceug_1.0, whole genome shotgun sequence genome:
- the LOC113762402 gene encoding probable carboxylesterase 7, translating to MDSLPPIPHADPALIAQDFVPFFRVYKDGRVEKFLQAPFVPPSDSDDPQSTGGVRSKDVIISPETQVGARLYLPATVKPDEKLPVLIYIHGGAFVIGSAFSIVYHNYLTSVAAEANVVAVSIEYRLAPEHPIPACFDDSWAVTKWVASHANRQGPEPWFNNHADFSRVFLAGDSAGGNIAHYMAVKASREGLGDGVKLVGLILAHPYFGKGGREELWEYITSDFKGWDDPRLNPMASSGLLSGLLCEKILLCTSETDFIRDRSLHYSEALKKSGWRGELEVVDVEKEGHVFHILNPSGDNAGILMKRLVSFLEN from the coding sequence ATGGACTCGCTCCCCCCAATTCCACATGCAGATCCTGCGCTAATAGCTCAGGATTTCGTTCCATTCTTTCGAGTTTACAAGGATGGCCGCGTCGAAAAATTCCTCCAAGCTCCCTTCGTCCCTCCATCAGACTCGGACGATCCCCAGAGCACTGGTGGTGTCCGATCAAAAGACGTCATCATTTCACCGGAAACCCAAGTAGGTGCACGCTTGTATCTTCCGGCCACGGTCAAACCCGACGAGAAACTTCCTGTCCTGATCTACATCCACGGGGGGGCCTTTGTCATCGGATCAGCTTTCAGCATCGTATACCATAACTATCTTACCTCCGTAGCAGCTGAGGCCAACGTCGTCGCCGTGTCCATCGAGTACAGGTTGGCTCCAGAGCACCCTATCCCCGCATGCTTCGATGATTCCTGGGCAGTAACAAAATGGGTCGCCTCCCATGCCAATAGACAAGGCCCCGAACCCTGGTTCAACAATCACGCCGACTTTTCAAGGGTGTTTTTGGCAGGTGACAGCGCCGGAGGCAATATTGCACATTACATGGCGGTCAAAGCCAGCCGAGAAGGGTTGGGGGATGGTGTGAAGCTTGTGGGGTTGATTTTAGCGCATCCATATTTTGGCAAGGGAGGGCGTGAAGAATTATGGGAGTACATCACTTCAGATTTCAAAGGGTGGGATGATCCAAGGCTTAATCCCATGGCGAGTTCTGGATTGTTGTCGGGCCTTTTGTGCGAGAAGATTCTGTTGTGTACATCGGAGACAGATTTCATTCGAGATCGGAGTTTGCATTACAGTGAGGCGCTGAAGAAGAGCGGATGGAGGGGTGAATTGGAGGTTGTGGATGTTGAAAAGGAGGGCCATGTTTTTCATATACTGAATCCAAGTGGCGACAATGCTGGAATCTTGATGAAACGCCTGGTTTCATTCTTGGAAAATTAG
- the LOC113762797 gene encoding uncharacterized protein LOC113762797: MADDLCFFNKDSLILKPPKKSTLLLRMVVLIFSMVCGVYICSICLRQISSRSTARLLSVEMVRPCEPPDVEPSEKPFVHFPKPKTFRRAECACHPVRNFAILSTQRSGSGWFETLLNSHINISSNGEIFSVKPRRANVSTIVETLDKLYNLDFFTSASKNECTAAVGLKWMLNQGLMQNHEEIVQYINDKGVSIIFLFRRNLLRRMISILANSYDQNAKLLNGTHKSHVHSHQEAEILARYKPTINATLLIPNLRQVEEMVTKALEYFKSTRHIVLYYEDIIKNRTKLMDVQDFLRVPKMELNSRQIKIHRGSLSSQVENWVDVEKALKGTPYESFLQADYRV; encoded by the exons ATGGCGGACGATCTCTGTTTCTTCAACAAG GATAGCTTGATCCTTAAGCCTCCGAAGAAGTCTACATTGTTGTTGAGAATGGTGGTCTTGATATTTTCAATGGTTTGCGGAGTATATATATGTTCTATATGTCTTAGGCAAATTAGTTCCCGGTCCACTGCGCGGTTGTTAAGTGTGGAAATGGTGAGGCCCTGCGAGCCACCTGACGTCGAGCCTTCAGAAAAACCTTTTGTGCACTTCCCCAAACCTAAAACTTTTCGCAG GGCCGAATGTGCATGCCATCCTGTTCgaaattttgcaattttgtcCACACAAAGATCAGGAAGTGGATGGTTTGAGACATTATTAAACAGTCATATCAACATAAGTTCAAATGGGGAGATTTTTTCTGTTAAACCCCGGAGGGCTAATGTTTCAACAATAGTTGAAACTTTAGATAAACTCTACAATCTAGATTTTTTCACTAGTGCTTCCAAGAATGAGTGCACTGCTGCTGTTGGATTGAAGTGGATGCTTAATCAG GGTCTAATGCAGAATCATGAAGAAATAGTACAATACATCAACGATAAAGGAGTTTCCATAATTTTTCTCTTCAGAAGAAATCTTTTGCGCAGGATGATCTCTATACTTGCAAATTCTTATGATCAAAATGCCAAGCTACTGAATGGAACACACAAATCACATGTGCATTCTCACCAGgag GCTGAGATACTTGCAAGATACAAGCCCACAATCAATGCAACATTGCTGATACCGAACCTGAGGCAAGTAGAAGAGATGGTTACTAAAGCTTTAGAATACTTCAAGAGCACTAGACATATCGTCCTCTATTATGAGGACATAATAAAAAACCGAACT AAACTGATGGACGTTCAAGACTTTCTGAGGGTTCCAAAAATGGAGCTCAACAGTCGTCAGATAAAAATACACAGAGGATCCTTGTCTTCCCAGGTTGAGAATTGGGTAGACGTTGAAAAGGCACTGAAGGGAACTCCGTACGAGAGCTTCCTACAAGCTGATTATAGGGTGTAG
- the LOC113761279 gene encoding 2-hydroxyisoflavanone dehydratase-like, giving the protein MDLSIQIPDAPDVLHSFLPLFRVFKDGRVERFSQTPFTPPSDSEDPNAVTGGVRSKDIVISPENKVGARLFLPKTIKPDEKRPLLIYIHGGAFAIESAFSIQYHNYVSSLVAEANIIAVSVEYRLAPEHPVPACYDDSWAVINWVTAHAKDRQGPDLWINNHADFTKVFFSGDSAGGNIAHNMAVRAGQDGLGDGVKLEGVILMHPFFGDGKPNKLWELICSDFKGWEDPRLNPMAHPGSLSSLVCGKILICISEKDIIRESGQLYYEALKKNGWKGELDLVDIEEEGHVFHLLNPDCHRAGVLMRRVVSFLRG; this is encoded by the coding sequence ATGGATCTCTCAATCCAAATACCTGACGCTCCTGATGTACTTCACAGTTTCCTTCCTCTCTTTCGCGTATTCAAAGATGGCCGTGTCGAAAGGTTCAGTCAAACTCCCTTCACCCCTCCGTCTGATTCGGAAGATCCGAACGCCGTCACCGGTGGTGTCCGATCAAAAGACATCGTCATCTCACCGGAAAACAAGGTAGGAGCACGGCTATTCCTTCCCAAAACAATCAAACCCGATGAGAAACGTCCCCTCCTCATCTACATCCACGGTGGTGCCTTCGCCATCGAATCGGCCTTCTCCATTCAATACCATAACTACGTTAGCTCCCTCGTAGCCGAGGCGAATATCATCGCCGTGTCCGTCGAATACAGGTTGGCTCCGGAGCACCCCGTGCCCGCGTGCTACGACGATTCCTGGGCAGTGATTAATTGGGTCACAGCTCATGCCAAAGATAGACAAGGCCCCGATTTATGGATTAATAATCACGCCGACTTCACCAAGGTCTTCTTCTCCGGCGACAGCGCTGGAGGTAACATTGCCCATAACATGGCAGTGAGAGCAGGTCAAGATGGGCTGGGCGACGGCGTAAAGCTCGAGGGAGTGATTTTGATGCATCCCTTTTTCGGTGATGGGAAGCCTAATAAACTTTGGGAGCTTATCTGTTCAGACTTTAAGGGATGGGAGGATCCAAGGCTGAATCCGATGGCTCATCCGGGTTCGTTATCGAGCCTTGTTTGTGGCAAGATTCTGATTTGCATATCCGAGAAAGATATCATCAGAGAGAGTGGTCAGCTTTACTATGAGGCCTTGAAGAAAAACGGATGGAAAGGTGAGTTGGATTTGGTGGACATTGAAGAGGAGGGTCATGTTTTCCACCTCTTGAACCCAGATTGTCACCGCGCCGGAGTCTTGATGAGACGGGTGGTTTCATTTCTAAGAGGATAG
- the LOC113760547 gene encoding probable carboxylesterase 7, with product MAANSPEILHDFSPMIRVYKDGRVERLLGKDIVAASVDPETGTESKDVQISPELNISARLYLPKKAQQDKKLPLLVYFHGGGFVVESAFSPPYHTHLNAVAAEAGVVAISINYRLAPEHPLPTAYEDSWIAVKWVASHSNGQGPEVWLRDYVDFDSVFFGGDSAGGNLAHNMALRVGLEKLDGINLDGIFLNCPYFWGKEAIGIELKNLEMKAYVEVLWHYVHPKSAGVDDPLMNPVMEPNLSRLGCKRVLVYVAEKDILKERGWLYKEALEKSEWGGDVEVVEVAGENHVFNLFFPKGENALSLLKKLAAFINKNDV from the coding sequence ATGGCTGCAAACTCACCTGAGATACTCCATGACTTCTCTCCCATGATCCGCGTATACAAGGACGGCCGAGTCGAAAGATTATTAGGCAAAGATATTGTAGCTGCATCGGTGGATCCAGAAACCGGAACTGAATCAAAAGATGTCCAAATATCACCAGAACTAAACATATCTGCTAGGCTTTACCTGCCCAAAAAAGCCCAACAGGATAAAAAACTTCCTCTTCTAGTCTACTTCCACGGTGGAGGCTTTGTGGTCGAATCTGCCTTCTCTCCTCCATATCACACGCACCTCAACGCAGTAGCTGCAGAAGCTGGTGTTGTAGCAATTTCAATTAACTATAGGCTCGCCCCCGAGCACCCTCTACCTACTGCTTATGAAGATTCTTGGATTGCAGTCAAATGGGTTGCTTCTCATTCTAATGGCCAGGGTCCTGAGGTATGGCTCAGGGATTATGTTGACTTTGATAGCGTGTTTTTTGGTGGGGATAGCGCTGGAGGCAACTTAGCACATAACATGGCTTTAAGGGTTGGACTGGAGAAACTGGACGGCATCAATCTTGATGGGATTTTTCTCAACTGCCCTTATTTTTGGGGAAAAGAGGCAATCGGTATTGAGCTAAAGAACTTAGAGATGAAGGCCTATGTTGAGGTCCTCTGGCATTATGTTCACCCAAAATCTGCAGGGGTTGATGATCCATTGATGAATCCTGTGATGGAACCCAACCTTTCGAGGCTAGGCTGCAAAAGGGTGCTGGTTTATGTTGCGGAAAAGGATATTCTGAAAGAAAGGGGGTGGCTTTATAAAGAAGCTTTGGAGAAGAGTGAGTGGGGCGGAGATGTGGAGGTTGTGGAAGTTGCAGGGGAAAATCACGTCTTCAATTTGTTCTTTCCCAAGGGAGAGAATGCTTTGTCGCTGCTGAAGAAGTTGGCTGCTTTCATCAATAAGAATGATGTGTAG
- the LOC113763258 gene encoding probable carboxylesterase 7 produces MATNSNEILHDFSPLIRIYKDGRVERLEGEDTVAASIDPETRVESQDIAMAPEFNNVSARLYLPQNAKPGHRIPLLVYFHGGGFVVGSAFSPVYQEHLNSLVAEANVIVVSVNYRLAPEHPLPIAYEDSWLALKWIASHSKSGDGPEEWLKNYADFDRVYFGGDSAGGNIAHNMAFRFGTEELHGVNLNGIFLNCPYFWGNDPIANEAGRKGEKNFLDNLWFCICPSTTGLDDPRLNPAANPMISRLGCKRVLVYVGGKDVLKDRGWYYKEALEKSGWAGEVTVVEVEGEGHVFNLSSPRGANSLSMIKDLARFLNRN; encoded by the coding sequence ATGGCTACTAACTCAAATGAGATTCTTCATGATTTTTCTCCCTTAATCCGCATCTATAAAGATGGTCGAGTCGAAAGATTGGAGGGGGAAGACACTGTCGCTGCATCAATCGATCCAGAAACCCGAGTTGAAAGTCAAGATATCGCGATGGCACCAGAATTCAATAATGTCTCTGCCAGGCTTTACCTACCCCAAAACGCCAAACCGGGTCACAGAATTCCACTTCTAGTCTATTTTCATGGCGGTGGATTTGTCGTGGGATCTGCCTTCTCTCCTGTTTATCAAGAACATCTTAATTCACTAGTAGCGGAAGCTAATGTTATTGTTGTATCCGTCAATTATCGACTAGCCCCAGAACACCCTCTCCCTATTGCATATGAAGATTCATGGCTGGCCCTCAAATGGATCGCTTCTCATTCAAAATCAGGCGATGGCCCTGAGGAGTGGCTCAAGAATTATGCTGATTTTGATCGCGTGTACTTCGGTGGGGACAGTGCTGGTGGTAACATCGCGCACAACATGGCCTTCAGGTTTGGCACAGAGGAATTGCATGGCGTCAATCTTAATGGGATTTTTCTAAATTGTCCTTACTTCTGGGGAAATGATCCTATAGCTAATGAAGCAGGGAGGAAAGGTGAGAAGAACTTTCTTGACAACCTCTGGTTTTGCATATGTCCCAGTACGACAGGGCTGGATGATCCCCGGCTAAATCCCGCGGCGAATCCTATGATTTCCAGGCTAGGCTGCAAAAGGGTGCTGGTTTATGTTGGCGGCAAAGATGTGCTGAAGGACAGAGGCTGGTACTATAAAGAAGCATTGGAGAAGAGTGGGTGGGCTGGAGAAGTAACGGTTGTAGAGGTTGAAGGGGAAGGACATGTCTTCAATTTGTCTTCCCCCAGGGGAGCGAACTCTCTGTCGATGATAAAAGATTTGGCTCGTTTCCTCAACCGCAATTGA